The genome window GTTTGAACTTTTACaccagaggttctggacatCTTGTTCAGACACATGGCATCATGCATTGCATCAAATCAAAAACATCTACACTTGACTGGCTCTgctataaatattataatgtcGTAATactcaaacctcatcagacaTAAGAGAAAAGACTCggtgctgtttttcctgcaaaTTGAGGTTGCAGAAAGTAttaaatacaagggtgccaaAAATGTTGCCGGCATGCAttggagaaaaatatttttcacaatgtgatattcccccccacttcaaatagttttactttaatgaaatgtagGAATtgtatagattttttaaaataaaagatcaaaacgagaaacaatgcagatttatttttacagcgcCAATATTTTTGTCCACGTgtgtttcgtttcatttctaTTTATAAGCACCATCTATGACCATCATTTGCTTGTTTGTGCTCTTGGAGTGATTTTCACCTTTACATAGTTGATGATATGCATTCATTTCCCAATTGTTTAATTAAACCCTACAAAAAAATGACGGCAAAATTGTCATGAGACGTTTGGGACATTATTATATTACACCTGGCTAAAACCGTCTTAATGTGTCAGCtgctttaaatgaaattttctCTGCATTTTACACATTGAGGAGTGGTACAGAGATTAGCTTAGTGTCatcagtttcagtttttataagTGTGTAATATTGTGGATTTTATAGAGTTCAGCTCAGTTAACAATCTCTGTCTGTTTCTGTCGTTGTGTGTTCTTGAAGGTTTATATCCTTGTATAAAGGACCCTGCCACACTCACAAAGTGCAGAGGTTGAATGAGTCTACCTCGTACACTTTCCGCATCCAGGCCTTTAATGAGGCGGGCGAGGGTCCCTTCTCAACTGTTTACACCTTCACAACCCCCCGCTCACCGCCTGCGCCCCTCAAAGGTACAGCCTCCTGAAACATACTGGAATATTCCAGGTTAATTGTaacagatgcaaaaccctctaaatccGTCAGACGACTTTTAGtttaaatgagcttttttatCAGGCTCCTACATTTACTACATTGACAAATTAAACCATATGCAGTATTTCAGACTGGGCAGAGTGGGGTATTTAGCGGGTtttgaagcaaaattatttgagtAATGTATACTGTGTGTGGAGAGCCTTTACTCAACATCAAAATCTCATTTTTGGTGGCTTTTAGAAGGTTTTGCATCTCAactcatcatatatttaaatataatatggTAAAAAGGTGCATCGTTATTGGgaataaagaaaatgacccaaaaCCCAAAAGTGAGCAATTTGGACAATTTTTAGGGCGAAAATGTGCCCAACTGACAAAAAATAATACCAAGTTATGATGGCAAGAATATTAATTATAGGAATAAAAAGAGCAGAGGATTAGGACTGCacaatattgaagaaaaatgcaATAATGTTTCTTGCTGATAATGTAATGTGTtaagttaataaaaatgtaaaaactatattaaaaaaattataaaactaATTGAAATtgttcaaatatatttaaaggtccagtgtgtgaattttagcggcatctagtggtgaggttgctcaccgctccctttcaaagcactagggtggctgacacaggattaagatgtcgtcacattttcacttattaGCCGAATGAGTtgacgtatttatgaaatgcgctctgtagagcagtttgtccgtttagggccactgtagaaacaacatggtgaattccatgtaaggggacccgcggtgtatattctaaggtaataaaaacataacgcttcatcgtgtaaggtctttatacacctctgaagacatagttatgtaaattatattgcatttctgtcaatggatccTTTTGGGGAAAAGAAAGTATCACTGTCTTTCTCGCTGGAGTTACTGCTATTTGCATCTGCCTAAAACTTTTTAACgtattaaaataattcagtTCTAGCAAACCATTGCACATTTGCAATATTTTGATCATTTCGATATAGATCGCAGCTcgacatgtgtatatatattttattaatttttaaaaaatgccttACCCCAAATATTCTTTAAACTTGATTACTTTTCATAAGTGAGgtaatgtgtgtaaatgtatgCATGCGTTTATAGTAACAGCCATTATTATTTGCACATTAGGCTTTGTGCTCAGATGGGATTTttttgtcttaaatcaaaacagcATCAAGGAAACATTGTCAGAAACACATGCTGTCAGCTTTTAGCCTCTGATGTGTTTAAacatctgtgtatgtgtgtttagcTCCTCGTGTGGAGCGTGTGGACGAGTCGTGTGAAGTGAGCTGGGAAACACTGCCACCTATGAAGGGAGACCCCATCATCTACTGTTTGCAGTGCATGCAGGGAAATTCTGACTTCAGACAGGTAActacacaacaaaaaaacaacacaataccgTATCgctagatttttacattttcagcaGGAATTGTGAGGGGTGAAACCATGGTGCTAATGTGTTTCGACTGGTTGTGAGGTCTTGCTGTTCGGGGTAGTTCAGGGGATTGCTGGGTGATTGGTCAAAAGAGCCCTATGTCTATAATATACTTTCATGACGTGGTTCGGTCCAAACTTCAGAGCGATAGTGGAATTTTCACCCATTTTATTGTCCACCGTGAGAAACAAATGGCAGATCACTTGGAAAAGTAATAGCTCTACAGGAATATTTTCATGTCCCTATAGTACAAACTACAGGAAAAGCAACACCCCAAAATTAACGTGTAAGGATTGGGGGTTTgagttattgtatttttaatttcttcATTTGGTAGAAAAGTGCATAATAAACATCCAGACAAATATTTAGATCTCTCAATCTAATGCTCAATTAAAACCATTCTTATCACCACCTGGCCAGGTGTAACTCATTTACATGCAGGTGCAGAGTACTCTGGGATGGCGGGTGTTGGGTCCGACAGTCTAAATGTGTACGAATACAGAATAATGGTGATCAGATGGACATTAGTGTAGGGTTCAGTGACAGTTATTACATTTAATGCGCAGACCAAATCAAATCCAGCAACTGAAAGATACGTTTTGCTTGCACGCGCGTGCGCTATTTGTTCCGTCTTCATATGTTTTGTTAAAGGCTTTGATAATCTCCGTTAAAGAGATTCAGTCTTAacttctgtcctcatttacccATCCTTATGTTTAACaaatgtgtgactttcttccatTAAACGCAAGTCCTCAGTCACCATTTACTTTGATTCCATTGTCTGTctataaagtgaaagtgaatggggtgcATGACACAATGCTTTTGTATGGCATAGGAAGGCATTGTTTGTAAAAGAGCAGCTCTGCAGCAAAACCTCTTCTCTATTCCACACAAAAGTCAAATCATATAGGtttgatgacaacatttttgagcgaactgtccctttaaatgttggTTCTAGAGCCAGGTAAGACGATAAGCAGTATCATCTGTCAGACGCGAGTAAGCAGAAGTGTTTGATTTAAGTTAAAGGAACTCTGCCGAGTCTTTGAGTGACTGTAGAAATAAGTAAGATGATTCTGTAATGGAAGGATAAAGCAGCCCTGCTGGATCTCTGACTCATCGTCTCCTGCTGAGAGACTCTGTGGGAGAGGCGGCATGCGTGACAGGAGACTGTAAATGcggcccacacacacacgtgactgacttcatatatttatattctttatgCATCTGCCTTAAAAAAATCTGGTTGCACTTTATACCCATTATTAACTACTTGCTtattaacatacagtacatattgaTTGTATATTCATATGTATAAGGCACATATGAATGCGTGACcttattctacatcccttaatcctacccaatacccaAACATAAAAACTACCTTATAAGCAGTAGTTAGGAGTTTACCGAGTCGTAGCTAATAGTTGGTTAATAGTGAGAAATGATCAAATATTGAAGATAACAGTTCAAGGGTTTGACTTTTTTCAATGTCTGCACTCTGCATGACTGCCTATACCTACTGGCTTAAGAACACATGTattgcatatatttttatttaaaaattagtATAAAACTGGAGGAAAGCACGTAATTCAATAATTGTATAATCACCCACCCCctttttgtatttgtgttgttgcccccttctttttatatatactgtatattctatttatatacagtatatatatatatttttttttcttttcctagTTGTTGGTCCCCTATACCgttttgtactgttttttttcctttcaCTGTTGTTGTATGTGGTTtcagtttctaaaataaaaaacataataaaaaaaatagtgaGAAATGGACCCTAATCTAAAGTGAGACCCAAAATGGATAATCGAAATGAAGTATTAATCTTGTTTTCACTAGTTAATTCGGACTACATCTTTTCTACATATCTATGAAATAGTTTGGCTTCTAAAGCTACCCAAAAACAATATCTAACCCCCTGTATTGTTTATCCTAAATTATTCACAGATCTACAAGGGCTCGGCCACCTCCTTCCATTTCTCCAACATGAGCTCGTCGGTGGAGTACCGCTTCCGCGTCTGCGCCATCCGCCAGTGCCAGGACGCTCCTGAAATCATGGGCGCCTACAGCTCCACGGTCATCCTGCTCCCGCCTCGCGTCGAACCCCCAGCGACCTCCTCCAGCGCCGGGTCCAAATCCTCAGAGGCCCAGAAGCCAAAGCGCAGCCTGACGGACGAACAGTTCTCTTTCCTCATCATCGCCCTGTTGGCCGTGACCTCCATACTCATCGCGGTCGCCATCCAGTACTTTGTCATCGAATGAGCCGCGGCACTCTGAGACCACGCCGTCGTCCGAGccagtttttgttttctgtggagttttgttttcttttggttCGTTTTTGTATTCAGGCACCAGCGTCGAGGAGCCGCCTGAAGGGAAAGAATGAGAAAAGGAAATTGTGTAGAATTTCGTTCTATcgttctgtttctctctccgcCGTCCCTTTTTTCTCTCCGTGCATGATGTTGAAATGAACGGCTCTCCCTCTCGTCGCGCTCGGTTAATTGAAGGATCAGCAGCGAAGCGGAGCGTAACGCTCGcggcatttgtttgtgtagTCGTAGcctttatttatacatgtagtGCAAGTTTCGATTAGTGTTCGACAGTTACATCGGTTACGTCTCGGGCCGGGGACTGAGGGCCAGTGACTACGCTATCAGAGAGCGGGTGTCTCTCTCGGAAGCACATGGGAGTAGGCACGGTCGGGGGCTCGGGGGACCGAGCGTTCCCTGTGAGATGAAGCGAGAAAGGTCGTTAGCATTTAAAGTTGATTTAGCACTTTCCTCAGAACTCTTTTGATGTTCAGAATGTGTAAAGGATGCAAAAATAACTAAAGAATTGTTAGTATATTTTTGTACAGTGTGATACGAGGACCTGTCGGCTTAGCGTGGGAGACTATGAAAACCAAACTAACAGCTTATTAGATCTTTTTACTATCACGTACGTATACTGTAGCTTGTTTTACGATCAAGCGACTGCTTTGCTCGGAAATATCGTCGTTCGGCACAAACATCGTACGCTTCTCGGAAACCTTTCCTTCAGTTTGCACCTTAGtgagaagagaaaaaaaatacttcTTGAATGCGTCTTGATCTTGTGATGCGTTTGTATGGATCACGTTCTCCAGTCGTGCAAGCCCTCAATGTGTTTTGGCTGTTTTAAAAATCAATTTGTTCGTGAAATGGTTGATTCAAACAATTTTTCAAAAGTCATGTAGTATTTTCTTAATTTCTCTGATGTTTTTCTCTTTCGTTTGTTTAGTTTTAGAAACCAGATCATGACATCGTGTTATATCAGTTACttttaacaatatatatatatatatatatatattttatgtaatcaTGAGAGTATTACATATAGGACTAAATATTCATTTCTAGATATCCTTGATTTCTCCTTTAAATCACATGTTTgagctttattttttatacgaAAACCTTTACGTTGAATTGTGTCCGGCAGAGAAATTAAGAGAAGCGCAAGAGACTAAACGCAAACAGCAGTAATGAATTGTGTTGATTCTACATGTACTTCCTGTGAATTGAAAATTTTTGCCTTTTTCTCTGTGTGTTAAGTCTCGTGACCAATTGCCGATGCTGTGTGACGGCAGCGTGACAATACGGTCGTTTGGTTTCGTGTCGTGCTTGGTTTTGAGCATACGAGTGGTGTCGCAACCGTTAACAGCTACAGGTACCTTGCAAGATGTCTTGAATGAAAAAGAATTACATGATTTGGTCTAATAGATATTCTGCAGATGTCTTCTGTTTGTCATTGAAggaaaaaaatctcaaattccTATTTTTGATAGTgataaaatgtaattgcaaAGTGTGCCATTTTAACATCTCCCTACCATGGTATGCCTCTACGATTGGTTCTTGggagaaaaactacaaaaaaatcaataaaatatgcacaaaaaatgagaccatttttatgtaattttaatgTTTGCAGTTACCTCATACACCGTACATTCCAAAAGAGAACATTTGTTATAGTATACATACTACCAGACATATCACTTTAAAGACGTTCGTTATCAGATAGGAAATGTataatcatatatatatatatatatttatatatatatgtgtgtgtgtgtgtatctaaAGTGTGTCTGTATAGTCACGATATTTACAGACGGATCCATGCACAATAAAAGATTTATAATTCTTAACTGTCTTGAAATTTTTTACTGCATGTTGCAATGTCGTTTTAACACTCAGTGGCGGTGTTTTATATTTCAAGtagttgtcatttaaaaattgtgTACTGTTTTTAAGAATTAATGACAAAAGAGGTATTTTGAAGTATTACAATGAATATTGAAGCAAAGTTGTGGATTtactctgttttcttttttagaaGTTTTTTCtgttacacacaaaaaatgtgtgGCGTAACTTTCTAACTTAACATAGCACAGTAAAAGTGCAGTGCTCATGATACAAGAGGCTTAAATCCACACGTATCCAACATATTTAAGAGTTTCTAAACAGTTTTGGGTTGTCCTGGATTGCTGTGAAGTACTGGGGACTACAGTTTGTTCCTAAAGCGGTGTCTTGCAGTAATTTTAGCTACAAACGCATACAGCCGTGGAAAGatcaagagaccatttcaaaattattttcagtttttttgaatttactatttatgggtatgtgtttaggtaacattatgatttttgtttcattctgtgaactagtaacaatatttctcccaaatttcaaataaaaatattgtttctatttgcagaaaacgaaaactggaaaaacaggtcaaaataacaaaaagatgctctttgttttttcagacctcaaatgccaataaaacaagttcatattcacttaacagtaatatttctacgtGTAAACTATTTTTTacgtgataacctggatttttttcacagttttcatgtgtcttgtcatgctgtcagtctttcacattgctgttggatgactttgttactcctgaggtttgattttgttgaaattcaacagacgctggactggaatggccacaatacatctaaaaatgctgataaaattcaaatatggaatggtctcttaattcttTCCACGGCTGTAAATTTGAGTCCTTAAACGGATCACATATAGGACTGTTCCTTCAGTTTTGAACAGATGTTTTTCATGCATAAAGCAAAAGTACAAATACACTAGATAAGACAAATGAGAGGGTGTCCTTCTAGTTCTATTTGGTAATTTATTTTCCGAAGTCAAGAGTTCACCCTTACATCTCTCTGAATGGAAAATATGACCATATTAAAAACGTGACTTCTGACCAATGTTGGATCAGAAAAAGCGAAATCTGAAAATCAAGCCATCATTTCAGCCAGAAGTTGGTACATCTGACCATAGATATATATACATAGATGCCCATTAGATGTAGTTTCTCTGGGCTACTATACGCACAGTAAGTCATCCAGCATATTGAAACGGTCAACACATTCTCACATGTGGAAATTTAAATATCACATTAAATTCTCTTATATAAATAAACGGCAATTACAAACTAACATGCGGACCGTTCCAAATCGATGAATTTGATGATCTGTCTGGAGTGGTCGAATGTGGCATTTATACATCTCTACGCATCAGACACACAACCCTGTAAATGTTAATGTCTCTGCTAATTTAACTGGGATATAATATACtttaacacaaaaaagaaaccaATTTTGGACCACCATGTTGAGCTCTAACACAAAGTATATGGTGTAAACATCTAATGATGTAATTACATAAATCAGGAGCTCTGTGTTCATTCAAATGCACATGAAAATCTCCGCCTCTTGCTACTGTCATGTCCTTGTATGTCTACGATGTCTCCGCCTCTCACTATTTAATTAAGATTTGGACAAAGTGATGTTTTGCACGCACACAGTGGAGGTGATGCTGTCATCTCCGAGCACGACTTAAACAAGCCCAATTCCTCTCGTCCCTTCAAGCGCACAGCATCTTATTGCAAACAGATCTTTTTCATCCACATCGTCTTGTAGAgatcttacattttttaatccCTCCCATCAAGCAACTACCAATTTCCATCAACATGGATGAGTCTATGGATGACCACCATTGGGGAGACTCTCTGTTTCCAACTTCCACCCTCATCCCAGTCACCATCATTtgcctcctcctcttcatcATCGGTGTGACCGGCAACACCATGACCATCCTACTCATCCAGCGCTTCAAGGACATGAAAACCACCACCAACCTGTACCTCTCCAGCATGGCCGTATCAGACCTGGTCATCTTCCTCACCCTCCCCTTTGACCTGTACCGCCTCTGGAAGTACGTCCCCTGGGTCTTCGGCGAGCTGGTGTGTCGTCTGTCGCACTACCTCCATGAGGGATGCACCAACGCTACCATCCTCCACATAACTGTACTGAGCATGGAGCGTTACATGGCCATCTGCTTCCCTTTTAAAGCCAAGGCTGCCATTAGCAAACGTAGGGTCAAGTATGTCATTCTGGCACTGTGGGGCTTCGCCTTGCTCTCCGCCGCTCCGATGTTCTTCCTGATGGGTGTGGAATATGAGAACGAGACGATGCATGACCCCAACACACGCCAGTGCAAGCACACGCGCTACGCCATTGACTCCGGGCTTCTCCACACCACCATCTGGGTGTCGACCGCCTACTTCTTCTGCCCCATGTTTTGTCTGCTCTGTCTGTATGGGGCCATTGGACGCAAGTTGTGGAAGAGCCGTCATGAGCTTCATGGGCCTAATGGAGAAGCCAGACAGAGGGTTCACCGACAGACTGTTAAGATCCTGGGTGAGTGTTTTTCTGGAGCCACAGTTCTTTAAGATGATGAAGAGTTTGCTTTAGGGTTCAGTAACACATAAGCCACATTTGTTTTGGATTTCTGTTATATAGGGGGGTTCCAAGATCAAACGGGTGACAAAGATTAGTTTTATTGAAGTGGTCCTGAGGCCAGATTCACAAATCATTAAGAAAATTCTTCTTAACCGCCCAATGTAAGAATTTAATGTAAGAAAAATCGGAAGATATATTGTATTCATAATAAGCACGGTTTAAACATAGTTTGTGCAAGTCTACCTTATAATTTATAATCTACcataatttaaatgaatttatgtATTATTCGccttttctgctgaaattctcattaccaAAATGCGTCTTGATTTGTgcattatatgttgtaatttaagcagagtaaaatgaaaacattctgataaaaacaattggatgttctactaaatgttctcaaatgacaaaaaatcatggacagaatattcatgtgtaataaaaatgcagaaatagtggaaaaaaagaagtgtccatgactgatattctcatcctccgtaacatttttaaaggactgtttacacacacacacacaaagatatttatattaaagtttgatttatttgaagAAGAAACTCATCTATACCAGGCTAACAGATTAGGttatatttttctagttaaaaacgtattctcttgtcacgctgtgtacacaacttttttcattctcattactgatacaggtagttttctgcgtttaaaaaacatgtacatgtacatgtataattttctattaaaatatacttcattaatgtcttattactgtatgtatgattaataaacatgatttagcaaaacatgctattATTGCTATGGGATAACTGGTTATggtaatgagatttttttaaggcgtttttattttgtcaaaaaTGTTCACATTTGTGTTATACTGTCAGTAAAAACTTTGAAATTAATGTCATACCTTGTTTTTAAcgaattaaaagaaaatgtgttgatgcaagtgtttttaagaaaatcatgttgAAATCTTGAATCCAGGATTTCATGACAATCGCCCAACTGCATTACTTTACTGTGCAAAGTTCAGAGTCATTTTACATTCAGTCATTAAATTCATTGTCAGCAAAAAATCAATATGATCGTTGAAGTCATTTAACACATTACAGATGTATTGTTACCTCATGAGTAGGTGAGCATAATGATTGTCAAAGCCTgacattttattaagaaagatGTTCTTATGAAAGTTCAGAACTTGTCCATAATTGCACTGGAACTTtgttacaaacattatttcataCAGGCTataactatacagtatatttttataaaaacctTAAGATGCTTTTGGTTAAAATGGTCAATTTCATTCTTTCCTCTAGCTGTTGTTGTGTTGGTGTTTGCCGTCTGCTGGCTGCCCTACCACATCGGTCGATTCCTCTTCACACACGTGGATGACTATCACTCCGCCCGCCTCAGTCAGGATTTGAATGTGGCTTCCATGGTCCTGTTTTACTTCAGTGCCTCAGTTAACCCTGTTCTCTACAACCTCATGTCCAACAAGTACCGCTCGGCTGTCAAACGCCTCTTCGTGTTGCCGCGCAGGCTCCACCAGAGGCACCTCTCATCTCGCGATGACATCACCGCCTGCACGGACACTTTCGCCGGGGTAAAAGAGACCATCGTCTCTACTGTATCTCATTAAATTACGACTGGCAAGGATTGTGGAAACATGTTACACAGAGCACAGTCGTGTGGCTCTCGTGGTTAATATCGAGAATAAAATTAGACGAAAATTAATAATTCACTGTTTTCAGTTGACGGGTTTTACTCATATACCTGTTATTACACACGTGGCTGACTGCTTTGGTGGTACAGTAATGAGTGAACATGTTTGATCCATATTATGTTATGgatttttgtgtaaacataGCCTACTCGATCAAGTGGATTTTTATAGCTGTTTTGGTAgataatgttttcttttattgtaacCAACGCAAGAAcgtaaacgttatgtggcctaAACAAAGAATCGATtacttttgaattgttttaattGAATAGCCtactctgtaaaaaaacattttttaaagattttctacgtatgtttttttttcaatgtcatgttgttgtttttttacaggtttttgatctacggtcaaaaactgtaaaatcacagaaaacgaaaacaaatttacaagaaaaacggggaaaacaattccctgatagcacacctACATatggcagacatctatttgatgtctgcattttcatctgcaaaacatctggcagatgctgtttgctcatctgccctacatctctgagacgtctgctgtcggatgtcatatagacctctagaagatgtctgtaagatgtgtagTGTATGAtatagaatggatgtacaacagctctttctaagacgtttagcagatgtttttacacagcagatgttttccagatctccagatctttagcagacatcttacagatgtacctgtgctatctgggtttaATATATATCCTGTTTCACCAGCTTACAGAACGTTTTGGTTTTTTAACAGAATTTTATAGGCCTACTGTgaatatataggcctatacaatacaaattaatattaatataaattaggTGTTTAACAGACCCAGGTCAAAAGAGACATTTTCCCAATcccccaaaataaacatgaatattaTAACCCTGCTATTTGCTTTTTTAGATATCATGGTTTGCCAAGTCAGTGTGAgacttaaaatacataaaagtatttaaatacttt of Triplophysa rosa linkage group LG14, Trosa_1v2, whole genome shotgun sequence contains these proteins:
- the mlnr gene encoding growth hormone secretagogue receptor type 1, translated to MDESMDDHHWGDSLFPTSTLIPVTIICLLLFIIGVTGNTMTILLIQRFKDMKTTTNLYLSSMAVSDLVIFLTLPFDLYRLWKYVPWVFGELVCRLSHYLHEGCTNATILHITVLSMERYMAICFPFKAKAAISKRRVKYVILALWGFALLSAAPMFFLMGVEYENETMHDPNTRQCKHTRYAIDSGLLHTTIWVSTAYFFCPMFCLLCLYGAIGRKLWKSRHELHGPNGEARQRVHRQTVKILAVVVLVFAVCWLPYHIGRFLFTHVDDYHSARLSQDLNVASMVLFYFSASVNPVLYNLMSNKYRSAVKRLFVLPRRLHQRHLSSRDDITACTDTFAGVKETIVSTVSH